Proteins encoded within one genomic window of Verrucomicrobiia bacterium:
- the cls gene encoding cardiolipin synthase, producing the protein MKSEWLWALIAYGVSLSTIPHLLLLKKRPVSTLAWLWAIILFPYVGALFYLLMGTDRMKRKRLKRREAFRAHRSLKGARDPRGIVPSLQERDQLFLETLAHVNQLPNSVANSVNVLVDACHFYPALEEAIKKAKHFIHMQFYIWRDDEAGKRFLNLAVDAARRGVEVRILLDEMGCWEISQKFYRPLIEAGGHFSWFQSFNIWRNRFFLNFRNHRKLQIIDGEVAFVGGMNLGEEYEGGDETLGYWRDVQIQLSGPVVHVLEDSFANDWYFATDERLTESKKIERDEECYPVQVLAGGPDLNCDPLQRSLVAMLNHARERFWITCGYFVPSETLLTALAICASRGVDVRLLIAEKVDHPYLVQVSRSFYEDLLHVGVRLFEYSCGMNHSKVTIIDQDWLMVGSANLDNRSMRLNFELNVLIRSQEQNQYLSDILEKDFEKSKEIKLSIFQKRSFKQKLVEAAFRPLAPLL; encoded by the coding sequence ATGAAAAGCGAATGGTTGTGGGCGTTAATAGCTTATGGCGTTAGTCTGTCCACCATTCCACATTTGTTATTGCTCAAAAAGCGCCCAGTTTCAACCTTGGCTTGGTTGTGGGCGATTATTCTTTTTCCTTATGTTGGTGCATTATTTTATTTGTTGATGGGCACGGATCGCATGAAGCGCAAACGGTTGAAACGACGTGAGGCGTTTCGAGCGCATCGTTCCTTAAAAGGCGCAAGAGATCCTCGCGGAATCGTTCCTTCTCTTCAAGAAAGGGATCAATTATTTTTAGAAACCTTGGCGCATGTGAATCAGTTGCCTAATAGTGTTGCCAATTCTGTTAATGTGTTAGTGGACGCTTGCCATTTTTATCCCGCTTTGGAGGAAGCTATCAAAAAAGCGAAGCATTTTATTCATATGCAGTTTTATATTTGGCGAGATGATGAAGCGGGCAAAAGGTTTTTGAATTTGGCTGTGGATGCGGCTCGACGGGGTGTGGAAGTCCGCATTTTGCTGGATGAAATGGGTTGTTGGGAGATTAGTCAAAAGTTTTATAGGCCTTTGATAGAAGCAGGCGGTCATTTTTCCTGGTTTCAATCTTTTAATATTTGGCGCAATCGTTTTTTCCTTAATTTTAGGAATCATCGAAAACTTCAGATCATTGATGGTGAAGTGGCTTTTGTAGGAGGAATGAATCTGGGTGAGGAATATGAAGGAGGTGATGAAACCTTGGGTTATTGGCGCGATGTCCAAATTCAATTGAGTGGTCCGGTAGTCCATGTGTTGGAGGATTCTTTTGCTAATGATTGGTATTTTGCTACGGATGAGCGTTTAACGGAGAGTAAAAAAATTGAAAGAGATGAAGAGTGTTATCCCGTTCAGGTTTTGGCAGGAGGTCCGGATTTAAATTGTGATCCCTTACAACGCTCTTTAGTTGCCATGTTGAATCATGCCAGAGAGCGATTTTGGATTACTTGCGGTTATTTTGTGCCCAGTGAGACACTGTTAACGGCTTTGGCGATTTGCGCTTCGCGTGGTGTGGATGTGCGGTTGTTAATTGCAGAAAAGGTGGATCATCCTTATTTGGTGCAAGTTAGTCGTTCTTTTTATGAGGACTTGCTTCATGTGGGTGTGAGATTATTTGAATATTCATGCGGTATGAATCACTCCAAAGTGACGATTATCGATCAAGATTGGCTTATGGTGGGATCCGCCAATTTGGATAATCGTTCGATGCGATTAAATTTTGAGTTAAATGTATTGATTCGTTCTCAGGAACAAAATCAATATTTATCTGATATTTTGGAAAAGGATTTTGAAAAATCCAAAGAAATCAAACTCTCTATATTTCAAAAGCGATCTTTTAAACAAAAATTAGTTGAAGCAGCGTTTCGTCCATTAGCGCCCCTGTTATAA